From the genome of Candidatus Defluviilinea proxima:
CCGGGCTTTTTGTTTTATAATCATCGAAAGCTTTTTTATAGAAGGAACCCAATATGCCATTTGAATTAATCAAATCAGAACCGCTCCTACAAGGACGTGCATTCAGGATCCGTCGCGATCTTCTCAAAACCCCGGATGGAAAAGAAACAAAGCTTGATATTATTGAACATGGTGGGTCTGTTGTGATCATACCTGTAGATGCCGATGGGAATCTGTTATTCGTACGTCAGTATCGACATGCAGCAGGCATAGACTTGCTTGAACTACCCGCAGGTACACGCGACAGTCTTGATGAACCCTATGAAGAATGTGCCGCACGCGAGATCCGGGAAGAGACCGGCATGGAGGCAGGTAAGCTTGAAGACCTTGGCAAGTTCTACCTTGCGCCTGGATACTCCACAGAGCTTATGGGAGTATTTCTTGCAACTGACTTGAAGCACAATCCGTTGGAAGCGGATGAAGATGAGTTTCTTTCCGTTGAAAAGATATCGATAAAAGAAGCTTTTGAGATGGCAGGACGTGGAGATATGCCAGATGCCAAGTCTTTGGCGGCTTTGTTACTGGCAAAACCTTATCTGGAGAAATATCTTGGCTAACCCAATGATGATCCTCATTGCCGGTCCTTATCGCTCAGGGACAGGTGACGACCCAAAGAAAATGGAAGCAAACGTCCATGAGATGGAGGCGTATGCACTTCCCATCTTTCGTTTAGGACACATTCCCGTGCTAGGAGAATGGCTCGCGCTTCCTCTCGTCCATTTGGCTGGGTCAACAAAAGTTGGAGATGAAGCTTTCAATGAAATATTTCATCCGATTGCAGAACGACTTCTTAGCAAATGCGATGCAGTCTTACGGGTGGGTGGCGCATCGCAAGGAGCAGATCTGATGGTGGAAGTGGCCAGGAACAAGGGTCTACAGGTTTTCAAGGGGCTTGAAGAGATCCCATCTGCAAAATGATCGAAAATACGCAAAACAGGAGCCAATAAAGCTCCTGTTTTTATTTTCCACCATTCCTATCCGAAATATGACAACAAGCATGGGTATTTAAGTCATTCATAACTAACCCCCACGGGGTAAAGGGGATAAACTTGTACAGATAAAGAAATTCACAGGCCTCGTGCCTGTTTCCTAAAGGAGTACGTATGAAAAAATCTGTAATTATGACAGACGGCAATGAAGCCACAGCATCGGTTGCCCATCGGTTGAGTGAAGTGATCGCGATTTACCCGATCACGCCCTCTTCCAATATGGGTGAATTTGCCGATGAATGGTCAGCCAAAGGCAAGAAAAACCTATGGGGTACCACCCCGCTCGTCGTTGAGATGCAGTCCGAAGGTGGAGCCGCAGGTGCAGTTCACGGTGCGCTTCAAACTGGCGCACTCACAACCACGTTTACCGCGTCACAGGGCTTACTCTTAATGATCCCGAACATGTACAAGA
Proteins encoded in this window:
- a CDS encoding NUDIX hydrolase translates to MPFELIKSEPLLQGRAFRIRRDLLKTPDGKETKLDIIEHGGSVVIIPVDADGNLLFVRQYRHAAGIDLLELPAGTRDSLDEPYEECAAREIREETGMEAGKLEDLGKFYLAPGYSTELMGVFLATDLKHNPLEADEDEFLSVEKISIKEAFEMAGRGDMPDAKSLAALLLAKPYLEKYLG
- a CDS encoding DUF4406 domain-containing protein, producing the protein MMILIAGPYRSGTGDDPKKMEANVHEMEAYALPIFRLGHIPVLGEWLALPLVHLAGSTKVGDEAFNEIFHPIAERLLSKCDAVLRVGGASQGADLMVEVARNKGLQVFKGLEEIPSAK